TTTGGCAGTGGCTTCTCCCAAAAACAAGATCGCCGGTGATACTAGTTTGATGACATACCGCGGACACAGTGTCTTAAGAACTTTAATCCGATGCCGTTTCAGTCCAGCATTTAGCACTGGGCAACGATATATTTACAGTGGTTGTGCAGCTGGAAAAATTTTCAGTGAGACCCCAATAACCTAGTATTATCAATCTAaaccaatttaatttttaaatatttgcaatTTTAGTTTATGATGTCCTGACTGGAAAGCCTGCAGCGATTCTGACTGGTCATTCTGAATGTGTTCGGGACGTCTCTTGGCATCCATACTCCATGGATATTATCGATTCAGCGGtatgaaatattatttctaatttttctctATGAATTCCCAAAGTTTAATCAACCGGGGTAATAGTGGGACGGCCGACACTTCAAGTGGTTCCATTCCTCAGCCGATTCCGAGGACGAAATGGATTTGGACACGGAAGAGTACATTACCGACAGCGAATCCAACGATTCCAATCCTAATTGGATGCAGAGGCAGCGCCGCTCATATCGAGATGACGACGCGGCTGATGGCGGAGGTGATCGCGAAGTGCGTAGGAGTCCACGACTGGCCGCTCGAGCAACTCCACAGACGGCCCGGAGAACGTCACAGAGGCAGCGACAAGCAGCCAGCCGCCGCCCTCTTTCATAAGTCTTGTCCGCACCATATATCCTTTAATACAACACACTTGTTTCGAAACACTTCataactacaaaaaaaaaacgcaacgcagtcatttgtttcaattctgTGTACAGTTATTGGTGTTACCTTTAACTGAAGCAGGCGTGGTGCGCTCAATTCACGCGCTTCTATCGATACGTTAACCttccctcttttattttacttttttgtgatAGATGATCAACTTCCTCCCGGGTACGATGCATCTAGTTGTGCTGGATAATTTGATGCGTGTGAAACTCTCAAGTAAATGAGAGTGGAAATTTCCAAGAACAATTCTTCTTGTTATttgtataattattttttttttttcatttttttctcctgggTCTTTTatatgtttataaaaaaaggtcTACGTGTACTACTTTTGGGAAGACGGAAATACAGGGCTAAATTCTACGCCAATACGGATTTCTACTCAGCAGAGATTTACAATAACtgcaatttgatatttttgtatttcgtcAAACAAGGGCGTGAAAAGACTCACTGTCATATGAGATTGGTAAATCACAACACGGGATGAACTTGGATGATGAAGCCACCTAATTTGTCAAATATCTTGATTATGAATCGTCAAAGGTGAGTCGGCTCGTTCCTTTCTTCATGTAACGTCTGTACGCTTTGTGGCGAGCAGATTGAGAGAGTTCTCGTTTCAgatcttcttccttctctgcCTTCCAATCGACTGCATTCGACTTAATCCAAAGTTCCAGTTCGAGATATTCTTCTCGGGTATGGTCCTCAAGAGCATCGAATTCGAGCTGAGAAAGCTTCAGGTTCTTCTTGATCAAAtacaacttttcttcttcaccgtACTCTTCTTTTCGGATGTCAAACTTGTAGACCCAGATAATGTACCAACGGACGTACTGGTAGATGGTGTAGGGCAGAATGATGAGCTGGAACCACAGTATTTGCTTCCAGTCTGGTTTAGAATAGCCTCCGCGAATATCCATTTTCTCTTCGATGACTTTTCGAATAATTTGctccttttcctccttctctttGGACTTGTCTTTGACTTTCTTGCTGGTATTTTCATTGAACAAGCCTTCTTTCTTGGCAATTTCAAGTGCATGTATCCTGTATTTTTGCACAGTGGTCAAATACTTTATGGCAGTATCATAGCGTTCCCAGGCAGTGTAGTACTGGATCCCAGAAATGATGGTGACACACACAGCAAGAATCAATCTGATGTCGACATTTGGAGCTGTACGCCGTCTGTAATATCTGTAGTAATGCATGTACATTTCTTCTGGATTGTCAACCATGTAGTCATAATCTTCTCTGGAGGCATTATCACTCAGAATTTCATAGGCAGTGGCTATTCTACGAAAATTCTTCTCAGCTTCTTCTTTAGTCACCTCAGGCCCTTGCACATCAGGATGGTACTTCTTTGCAAGAACTCGATAAGCCTTTCCTATAGCACTCCTAGAGCTCTCTCTCGTCACACCAAgcactaaaattaaaaaaaaagagaaagcgtTATTACTGAACGTTTTAAAATTAGGTTAACGAAATAGCTCACCATCGTAACAGTTCTCGACTCCACAGTAGAGTCCTTCAATCAAGGAATGGACATATGAGACGTTCAAAAAAACGCAGAAGGTAACAATAAATAgatatgatttcattttcattattttataaaacaattattcCTAATACGATCGATCCACAGTCAAAGTTACAATTTTTTGCAGTTTATCCAACAAGTAGCATAGCGGCACATGCCATTGAGCAAACTGACCCAACTGAACAAACTGTAAAAGTGACAGGAATAGCAGACTACGACACACATTCCTGTCAGCCAACAAGTTCCACGTAATAATAACGGGACAAAAATTGAGATGAAAGCTTACTTACGTAACATtaagtttattattatcaaatttattaaaaaaattttagcaaGACAAAATTTTGCTAGAAAAGTTTCagtaatttcattaaaaattagaaattggtttcatttttctgaatatGAATCTGGCAATGTCTACGTTTCATTTCTCCCGCTACGAATTCGCCACTTCTGTTATCTTGatttttaagtttcttttggCGAGTGAAAGAGCTACGAGAAAAACAATGGAAATAAATTCCATAAAAGAGAATCTAAAAGCTGAAATACCTCATCGAgaacaacaaattgaaatcttgGCGGATATCCTTCAAAGCGTGAGACTTGTTATGATTCTTGGGATGTTTACGTCAAATATTTATGAGAACGTGATTGAATTTATTTGCAGAATGCCCTTCCACCTTTCCTGTATGTATATGGCCACACGTCAACCGGAAAATCGTTAGTAGTCCAACGAGTGATTGAATCTGTGGAACATGTTCAGTATGCAGCAATTCACTGCATTGAATGCCTCAGTCCACGCTTTCTCTATGAATCTGTCCTTGAACAGCTGGGAAGTCAAGAACGATGTGACAATGCCAATGAATTTGCCAGATACCTCAAGCAGCTTGGTGATACCAGACCGATTTGTATTGTACTTGATAAGGCCGAAAGGATGCGAGACTTGAGTGATGGAATGATCATCCCAACACTGACCAAAATCCCAGAGTTTACAGGTCTCAACATTTGCATCATCTTCATTTCAGAAATCCCCTTTGAGAAGTTTCGGTGTGGCACTGGAAGTCTCGATCCCATACAGATATTTTTCCCCCAGTATAGCAAAGgtatttattgattcaattgtaAACACAACATCTTAATCAACCATTTCTCAAATTTTGTAGAAGAAATTCTGGATCTACTGATGAAGGAATGCCGACAACCTGAACATTCATCTCTTTACCAGACATATCTTTCCATGATATTGGGTGTCTTCCTGGTGGCTTGTCGCGATTTCTGCGAACTTCGCTACATAGCCGCGCAGCATTGGGAAGCCTTTATGGAGCCCATCCATTCGGGCGAAATCGACAAAACTCAATCAGTGAAATTATGGCGACATCTTGAACCGAAACTTCGCTCCAGTCTGAACCAAGTTTACGTCCGAGGTCCTGATGCATGCGGGACCCAAATAGGCCTGAAAATGGAGCTTCCATTCTTCTCCAAGTTCCTTATCATCGCTGCCTATCTGGCGAGTTACAATCCGCCCCGTTACGATCGTCGTTTATTCGTCAAAGCCAAAGAaggcaggaagaagaaagacaaaggTCTCAAGTCATTGAAGAAGCAAAAGTTGCACAACGCCGCCCGTTTGATGGGACCCAAAGTCTTCCCCATCGATCGATTGATGGCCATTTTCTATTCGATCGTTGAGGAACGAGTTACGCCGTCCCTAAATATATTTGTGCAGGTctgagctcttttttttttccttgttgttgttaatcGCGttattttttggccaattATTTACGTTCGAGATTGTGACGCCTCTTCGTTGTTCGACACACAGATTTCTACTTTGGTTTCCCTAAAGCTCATCACACACACGGGATCAGCGGCCATGTTTCAAGGAGTTCCGAAATACCGGTGCAATGCCGGTTACGATCTAGTCAGAAGTTTAGCCAggtaaacatttaaatttaaatagatTACCTCCGAGTTCAACCGTTAATCTAGTCCATGTTTTACGATACCAAAAGATTAAACTACTTGACACGATTACAATAATAAATGCtcacaaa
This region of Daphnia pulex isolate KAP4 chromosome 9, ASM2113471v1 genomic DNA includes:
- the LOC124202659 gene encoding dnaJ homolog subfamily C member 25 homolog, whose product is MKMKSYLFIVTFCVFLNVSYVHSLIEGLYCGVENCYDVLGVTRESSRSAIGKAYRVLAKKYHPDVQGPEVTKEEAEKNFRRIATAYEILSDNASREDYDYMVDNPEEMYMHYYRYYRRRTAPNVDIRLILAVCVTIISGIQYYTAWERYDTAIKYLTTVQKYRIHALEIAKKEGLFNENTSKKVKDKSKEKEEKEQIIRKVIEEKMDIRGGYSKPDWKQILWFQLIILPYTIYQYVRWYIIWVYKFDIRKEEYGEEEKLYLIKKNLKLSQLEFDALEDHTREEYLELELWIKSNAVDWKAEKEEDLKRELSQSARHKAYRRYMKKGTSRLTFDDS
- the LOC124202654 gene encoding origin recognition complex subunit 5-like, giving the protein MEINSIKENLKAEIPHREQQIEILADILQSNALPPFLYVYGHTSTGKSLVVQRVIESVEHVQYAAIHCIECLSPRFLYESVLEQLGSQERCDNANEFARYLKQLGDTRPICIVLDKAERMRDLSDGMIIPTLTKIPEFTGLNICIIFISEIPFEKFRCGTGSLDPIQIFFPQYSKEEILDLLMKECRQPEHSSLYQTYLSMILGVFLVACRDFCELRYIAAQHWEAFMEPIHSGEIDKTQSVKLWRHLEPKLRSSLNQVYVRGPDACGTQIGLKMELPFFSKFLIIAAYLASYNPPRYDRRLFVKAKEGRKKKDKGLKSLKKQKLHNAARLMGPKVFPIDRLMAIFYSIVEERVTPSLNIFVQISTLVSLKLITHTGSAAMFQGVPKYRCNAGYDLVRSLARTVNFELGRYLYDTTV